From the genome of Nicotiana sylvestris chromosome 1, ASM39365v2, whole genome shotgun sequence:
taacaatgacaccaaatattttagcAGGATAAAATACAATATCCGAGTGTAAcaatattaccactataatattacaactcagtagtgtcaagagactactacaactttgaaagaaataacactctttatataAAACACatcactacaatattactaccactCACTAGTTATCTCACAGACAACAATCTGTGGATTAGTCTCTCTAACTTCTATTgtttctctcttattttggtgTGTTTAAACCGAGAGGGAAGCATCTCTATTTATAGGTAAAATAGCCACCCTCTCAGCCAATCAAAATTGATTTTTGCATTGCAAATTGAAATCTTGATCAGCCGCCCATATGCAATTTTTCAAGCAACTTATTTTGTCCTCTCCAACTTTTCTATCTTATTTCCTTTAGTAAGTGAGGTATGGACCCCACAGCGTCCCATCACTGTTCGCTTCAGCTGCACGCCAAGGCGTCCAATTAAGAAGAAGATGAATTCTACGACAAGAAAACTGTCTATTCCTCAAGAAATCATCCAACCTGCAGCGACTTTCAATTCCAGTACAGGAGAAGTAAGATTTCTTCCCAACCTAAATAATGACTTTGTTCAGTGTAACTATTCATTAGGTTTTGAATCAGAAGAAAAGAATAAGTACAAAGTTCTTTTGACAACTAAGCATGTTCGAGAAGGGTATTGGATTTTAATTTTAGGTGTAGACAAATTATGGAGAGAGATTGAAATTAAAGTATTTCTCCTCGTGTTTTATGCATGCCTGGGGTGTGTATTAGTGGAGTTATTTATCGATTTGTTTACCATAAGGATAAACTTGCTATAGCTGCATTTGATGTTaaatatgaaaaattcaaaattattgcATCTCACTCGGCATATGATTATCAGTTGATGGAGTTGAAGGGTAAACTAGCTGTCGTGCATTATGAAAAATGCACACATGGATACTTCAAAAGAAGAATGGAAGAGTCAATTCATGAAGTTTCCATGTGACGACATATATAGAGTTTGGTGCTATATCATCTTGTACGTTCCGTGATGGGGAGATTATATTCATTAGGAACTTAAGGCCGGAAAATATTTGTGTATGTTATAATATCATGGAAAAGAGTTTGAGAGTATTAAATACTATCAAGGAGCTTCCTAAAGAGAGATGCATCAGACGCTTTTATAGTTACGTAAAAAGTCTATTCCCCTTTAGCAAACTTGAAATACATGTTAGTTTAAACTGGAAGTCATTCTGACTTGTGtgttctttttctttgattttggatAACAAGCCTATGAGATCCTACCTTTTGTGTTAAATTAGTCTCTCCATTGATTTtgagttttggattttttatgggATTCGgttgaatatttattttttagaatAATAAGTTGCGGACGAATTTATTTTCCCAAGTTGGCTACTTATAATCCTTTATGTTTAATAAAAGGTAGAGACAATTTCAATCAATACTATTAATTTTCTTTGCTGctctatctctttttttttttaaaaaaaaaaaaacaacagatTCTTAATTTTCTAAAGAACCTGCAGTAGACAATCAATCTCACAAGCTCAAGCAAGCTAAGAAAATTCTTTTCATATGTTATAGTTATCGGTTAGTCCTTCTATAACTTGTCTTATTAAGTTTAAAGCGTCAATCAAGCTACTAATTAAATGCCTTTTGAAAATTCTACCATTTAATTTGTTTATCAGGAGAGGTAACAATGAGTCAGAAACATGTCAATCATACTTGAGTTTAAGATTACAAATTTTACAAGATGTTTGAAGTATTTCTCTCTTTCTAATAGAGGCGGGGATGCAGCCTTATAACATCGGTTTCATTTGGATCTGGTACTTTAATTGCAGTGAATAAATCTATGTGTAGTAGTTCTGAGATCTCAACccgtaattttaaaaatatagtagATTGAATGCTATAAGATTCAGATCATGAATTTGCATATGCCTTTTTACATAAATATCACATCTCCTTAAAGTCCAACCCTGAAAGAATTTATCTCTTTTTGCAATGAACCTTGATAGTGACTTGTAACAAGAGACTGAAGAGAATATGTTAACTTGCTAACCTCAAATTAAGTGTCATGTAAATCATACAATTCCAATTATTTTTCTAGCAATAAATATACTCACATTGAAAAGAGTTATCAAATCAGCAGTCCATATTTGCGAGCATTAGTCCCATTTAATTAGCTTAAACTAGCACGGGCACCACGATTATTTGTCAAGCCAATATTAAAGTACTTCCTCcggttcaaaataagtgattttctaGTTGTTTTCatacatattaagaaattcaccttttaacattaattagcaatgaaattgatcatattaacctttactatctctttacataaatactcctaacacatactccaacactatttactTCAAGAGCAATGTaggaaataaataattaattcattcttgaaatgaaaaaatcacttattttggaccacaaaaaatCACATATTTTGGACCGTGGGGAGTAGCTAATTTATCAAGTTAGCCGTCTATATTTGTCCAGTAAGCTGACATGTCATCGTCTATGTAAGCATTATGTAACTATCAAGTCATTACCACGTCATTGTCCATTTAGTTTCCACGTCATTATCCAATCAGCAGTTGATTCATCGCTTGTAAATGTTAAATGGTGTGTTTGAAAGTCGAGGGAATTTATACAATTGTAATACTACTTATTTAAAGAAACCAATAAGTAGAAATAGGTTTAAACATGAGACATCACATCATATATTATAATATTCCTTACAAGGTGTTTAAATTATGTCTACATTCACGCGAACtattacgcaacgccttcctgatattctttggaagggcaacgtaaggctaaacAACCGATGTCAGTGTggttgttgtccgccaatgaggtcccctccgcacgctagactagatcgCCAGTGCcttgcgggaaaaccaatgtcacgagcaattgcggaagctcaGAGAGAATTGGATTTTGAATgttgatgatgattttattgatgaatgaaagctgattacaaaagatgcggtgtcgagggggagagacaccagtacagaaaattgattgcttgaaaatgtttgattgttgatcccccctaataatgcttaaaaaaataaaccgaAGTTACATGACTtgccctaataaagctgtagaaacacactgaatgaaaatgatgtaaactagcctataattataatgaaaaggacttagtttattacaatgtaGGAACAAGTCCggtggcagcaactttgtcttgcgagTCAGGGTCTGCCCGCGCGGTGTTGttggcgcgcgcgacacttgttgTGTttgcctgaggctgggcgctggtgcttggcatcagggtttGTGCACGAGGCGCTACTGGAATGGGCCTGTAGGTgttggcgaggcatcaggatctgcgcgcgcggcattgtcagtgcgcacggcgctgttgtcattggccagccgcGGGCGCTAGCGAGAGACATCGGTGGGgtgacagaggcacatgcgcgcttgtcacttggcgtaGCCAAGACCACAGGGCCGACCATGgagctaggcattgtgaggcttgctaggccgccatggggcgcgaccaaggggtcatggggtgtGTCTGGAAAGCaacccatgacattctcccccacctgagttggcacCGTCCTCGGAGCCATGtcaggatgatgatgatgattgttCTGGTGGTTGATGgttgggaggtctgcgcccctctgttctttGAGCTTGCTTTGGTAGCGatgcaatgatttcatgcggctgacatgaAAGACTGAATGGTTCTTCCACTAGGATGGGGTtttcacctggtatgtggacttcccaatgcgtttttcaatgggcaggggcccgatgtatttttgttgcaggcgagggtcatgggtcctctctACAAACAAGTATCGttttgggatgcatagcattactttgtcccctgctTGATGATGGGCAAAGCAAAGATTatgttcggtgaacctttttgcccgctcttgggctttgacgagatagctccgcactatccccatgttgcgctcccattcgctcgagaagttggcagctcgaagagatttcggcatggttgatgcattcactatttgcgggagaagcggttgttgttcggtaacaatttcaaaagggcttttgTTTGTATGATTGCTCttatgagaattgaaacacagttgagcagcatccaagagcttcacccaatgcttctgtgacctggttgcaaagttgcggagatattcctccagcatgtcattgAATCGacctgtctggccatccgatggtggatggatgtctgagttgtgactcaatgtcgacccaaagcacctgaagagatgggtccaaaagttgctagtgaagtgTGAGTCACGCccactaacaatgtctttgggcaggccccaatgtttgacaatgtgcgagaagaagagtagagttgtatcttctgctgagatgttttgcagggctgctatgaaggttgcatagtttgaaaactgatctatgacaaccaagatggatgcaagattaccgacttggggcaattccgtgatgaatctgagggaaacactttcccatggtctatGTGGGACATGTAATGGCAGCAAGGGTCCTGTCTATGATGaatgatccgacttgtccttgtggcatggctgacaagtcttcacacgttgaggagcgtcaccagtcttttgaggccgatggcATGATGGCTGATTGTTAATGCGAAGGGTAGCCAGAACCAGGGGTTCATATCtattgactaccttctccaactgcatggccgagatgtttccTGCGGCCATCTTTATAGTAAAGCATGGTATAGTGCAGGGCTTGGTcccgttttctcccatcatcagaagcatgttggcatatggtaccggtatggtgttggtttgcctcatgaactccaaacccactattatgtcgaagtcatctatgattgtgatatgcaggtcgatgcttcctttgtatgggccaagtttcactagGACATCTatagctgttccacccaatgtctggggTGGCGAGTTGATTGCCTTGACGCGGCCTTTACTATTTTGCACAACTAGACTCAGGCGCTCTACCTGAGTTGAAgccaagtagttgtgggtagcacccatgtctatcaatgcgtgaatgggcttgccgttcactttcaattcaacgaacattagggtccttgCTTGTTTAGGAGGCCTCTCGTCCATCTTTTCCTTCTATTTCTTGGTGGTTGGGCCTGAGATTTTCTTaagaggacatgcactggtccccacTAATGCAtgtgggatagagccaacaattgcattgaaggcgcctacctggtctgCTTCTGATGTGTCTGATGCATCTGACTTATCCTCGACAGTTTGATGAGCATTGATCTTTATGTTGGGatattcattgttccaatgtgccctaCCGCAATGACgacattctgagggaggctttctccctgattgttgttgatggttgcagcactgttgctgctggagggaggagtcttagttttggatgcactccgatctcctccacttttgcttgggccaccattgctgggatggttcgCGTTGAATCCCCCTCAGACAGGCAGttggggcctgtcgttctgagttcccaagtgataatcgccaaggcatttTGCAGCTTGAATGACCTTGGTCAGGGTGTCTATCCGTTGTTTCTGTAGTTCCATACGAGCATGAGGTTTCAatccttctatgaatgcgaagagtttgtctttgtcccccatgtcgcgtatgtttagcatgagtgcggaggattcgcgcacgtactcccgcACTGACCTGGTGTggcggagctcccgtagctttctccttgcattgtattccacattttcggggaagaactgcaAGCGTATGGCTGCCTTTAATTCATCCCATGTTTagagagtatcttcaccggccttgatggcttcgtatttgacccgccaccaaagtttggcatcgccctgaagatacatggcagcagttgctacctttttggattcttccAAATGACAAATTTTCCACTTCCTTAGCATCCTGAGATTCGTCGTATGgttttggctccggtatcttaagtttttgtggaatgggggtgatgCTTGCTGCACCCTTGATGTGGTTGTCGCCTCCTCGAAGTAGGCTCTATAGGGAagcattgacaacgttgagctGGCCTGTCAAGTCATCTAtagtttgctgcatggcagttagtctgtctgcctttTGTTcctgatgggctaaatcgtcggcacgctcctgttggaggtcctcaaatttgccatgaatattggcagtttcaatGGCTGTCGTTTGCCGGTCATCCTCAGAGTCGcaactgatgtttgcaatgtcattttccgcCTGCCGCATTCTGTGGTCCAGGTCATCCAACCTTTGCACcaggttgttgttttgatcaggcaccatatccacgatgggtcgtaatcggtcaactgtctcttctagggatgctaggcgctccccatgattcactatggtcagaaatggtgatgatggcaaatgtgttccctcgtccgatgtcgagcctaggctttgataccaactgtTATGCAACGCTTTCCtcatgttctttggaagggcaacgtaaggctaagcaaccgatgtcagtgcaattgttgtccgccaatgaggtccccccCCCGCAAGCTAGACGAGATTGTTAGTGTCGTgagggaaaaccaatgtcacgagcaattgcggaagctgagagagaattgggttttgaatgctgatgatgattttattgatgaatgaaagctgattacaaaagatgcggtgtcgagggggagagacaacAGTACAGAAAATTAATTgtttgatcccccctaataatgcttaaaaaaaattaaCCAAAGTTACATGACTTGCCCTAATAAAGTTGTAAaagcacactgaatgaaaatgatgtaaactagcatataattacaatgaaaaggacttagtttattacaatgtaGAAACAAGTCTGATGGCAgtaactttgtcttgcgggtcaggatctgcgcgcgcggtgTTGTTGGCACGCGCGACACTTGTTGTGTttgcctgaggctgggcgctggtgcttggcatcagggtctagAGTCtatgcgcgaggcgctgctggaatgggcctgcaacTGGGCGCTgccgaggcatcaggatctgcgcgcgcggcattgtcagtgCGCGCGGTGCTGTTGTCATTGGCTAGCCGCTGGGCACTGGCGAGAGGTATCGGTGGGGCGACAAAGGCACATGCGCgtttgtcacttggcgcagccaagaccacagGGCGACCATGgtgctaggcattgtgaggcttgctaggccgccatggggcgcaggggtcatggggcgtgtctggaaagcagcccacgACAGATTAAACATGAGAGTATAATATTCCATAAAATATTACTTAGAATATAATACACCtattaaaagaaacaaaaaggtaATAAAAGTTTTGGAATAGGGTTAGAAATAGGGTTTTTTCCAGAGCAAAACTAAGGCATCGACATCATCACTATTCTCTTCAGCCGCGCGCCTTCAACAATCAACAAATGGAGAAGAAGAATTTTGCAGGAAGAAACTCGTCAATACCCCGAGAAATAATCTTTGAAATATTCTCGTGGCTTCCTGCTAGATCTGTAATGCGTTTCAAGTGTGTTGCCAGATTCTGTAATTCCTTTATATCAGAGGCAAACTTTGTGAATATCCATGCACGTCGCTCTATATATGACCCGTCCTGGTGGAACAAAATTCTTTTTGCGCGAAAAGAAATCAGTTTTTTATACTATTGAGCCAAAAGAAGATGGAAAATACTTTGCCACCCTTCTTCAAATTGGGAGATTTGATGAACTCTACAACCATGCTCCTGTGAATTCTCGTTTGGATTAAGTTAACGGTTTATTTTGCTTATGGGGACCATCATCTGTGGAACCTGCAGCGATTTTCAATCCCAGTACAGGAGAAGTAAGACTTCTTCCCAACCTAAATAAAGATTTTGCTTGACGTAGCTATTCATTAGGTTTTGAAGCAGAAGAAAAGAAGTACAAAGTTCTTTTGATAACACAGCATGTTAAAGAAGGGTACAGAAAACAGTTGATTTTAACTTTAGGCATAGACAAATCATGGAGAGAGATTAAAAGCATCTCCCCTCATGTTCTAAGCAAGCCCGGGATTTGCATTAGTGGAGTTATATATAGGTTTGCTTACCATAATGGACGTGCTATAGCAGCATTTGACGTTAAATCTGAAAAATTCAATACTATTATTGCATTGTGGAATGCATATATCTGGGAGAATGATTACAAGTTGATAGAGGTGAAGGATAAATTAGCAGTCATTGGTTATCAAAAATACAGACGCGGATATATCCAATTGTGGATTTTAGAACAGAGACCAGTAGAAGAATGGGAGACTCTTGAAATTCCTTTTCCTTCATTATTGAACGACATACGGTCTCGAGTTACATCAGCGTTCACGTCTTGTGATGGGGAGATTGTATTCATCTTGAACATAAAACCAGGTACGTTATGGATAATCTTTCAGCCTTTCTTCCTTGTGGTGAACTAGACCTGCAATTGTTTGAGACAGGTAGAAATAAAAGAGATAGGTCACCTTTGTTATGGATAAGCTAATCAACAATATACAAGATGAGGTTTCATAGATTATGCTTTTTGTTGACGATATTATGTTTAAAAAAACAAGGGTGTCAATCAAAAGTGTAAACTATCCAGAAGCACTGTGGAGAGAAGATCTTAAAAATAAGTAGAACATGTGCAGTGCAAGTTTGTGCAAGTTTATGCAAGTTTATTCAAGATAAAGAGTGAAAGCAGATGCAGTTATTGTGCCTAAATATAGACAATTTAGATATTTACGCTCGTTGTTTCTGCAAAATGAAATTATATATAAAGATGTCATATAGAATCAAAATCAGATGGTAGAACTGGAGACGTGATATACGGGTGTTTTGTTATAAAAGTATGCCTACCAAAGTGAAAGGTAATTAAGTTCTACAGAACAGTTATAAGACCAGTATTTAGCAATACTATATGAGAGTGAATGGTGGGCCGCTAGAATTCAACGCATCCAGAAGATAATGTCATAGAGATGTGGATATTGAGGTAGATATGTCATCATATAAGATTATACAAAATTAGAAATGATCACATTTGCAATAAGGTTCAAATAGCATATATAGAGGATAAAATAACCGCTTGAGATGGTCAGTCATGTCTGCTGTCGTACACCAAATGCTAAAAGACTAAAGATACCTTCAAATAACTGATTGAGCTTCTCCTATCCAGTATAAAATCTTACACTCAATGCATCACAGCTCAAGTATATGAAATAACTTGGCTAAATCAAAGCAAAATGAGTTTAGTTAGGGTATACCAACAGGGTAAACAGCAACATGAGAAAATACAGGCTTAAGAAAAAGGAAGGATTCAATCATTTAAATGAAACTTGCATTGCCATATTCAGTGGGAAATTTTGGAAGCAACATATTTGATGTGCCTCTTTTGATCCTTTCAAAATCCCAGCATCCCTAATTTGACGCATTGGACCGCATAATAGGTGCTTCCATCTTTAACTAGAAAGAGAACAGGCAAAAGCATTTGAACTGCACTCTGGATATCCATTAGCACGATATAGATACAATCTTCTGTACAGAATAAGCAGTTTGATCTTCATATATACAAGCTATTACTACAACCTATTAAAGTTCTAACGATCAAGAACATCAGTAGCAGACCAGCTCTATCAAGGAGATGATCGGTTAAAAGGGTTCCTTCCAAAGGCGGATAGTGAAAAAATGCAATATCGCTTTCTTCATTCTTCTAGCTAGTCATTGAACACCATGCTATCTACAATATAGGATCGACAAACTGATGAAAGAACAGCAACAGGAGCAACTTGTTTCAGGAACCTGATGATGTAGTCTAGACTGTGTCATCAAGACAGCAGGATTATAATGAAAAGGAAACAGGATAACAGTTAGCCAATACTCGCCCTTCATCTGCATGAGATAAAATATTAGTTAGAGTCAGCAGACGGTTAGGCAGCAAGCTGCTTTGAGAGACAACTGTAGGCCGATATCTTCATAATCAAAATCTTTTCCCTAGCAGGTTGCTTCCCTGACAAAACAAAGGTATCAGCAGTATGCACAATGATTTCCAGAACCAGTAACTACCGCATCAGTTAATCAGTATATTATGAATTTCAGTTAAGCAAACAACAAATGGAAGTGGATAAAATCCTTTAAGTAGAACTGAAAGGGTATAtgattaaaaataaaaactcTGAAAGAGCATATGGTAACTAGACTGACAGAGATTGATAACTATGATTTCCAGCTCGAAAAAGGAGGACACGTGATATTTTTTAAAGAAGAGAGGAAAGGAGTGTGATCTCTGGCTAATATTGTATGCATTGCAAGAAGCAACAAGGATGACCTTCTCCATGATTTAGTTCAACAGCACTAAATTAAAAAGTAGGTAAATTCAATATCACATCTTGACTGCAGGCATCAGCTAATACAATATAAACAACGCTGACGGGTCATGGTCACATAGTCCAAAATGAATACATCAAAGCTCCTTTTATCAAATGGACAAACAATCATTTGAGACAAAACATAAATGCAACGCATGGAGCCAATGTTTCCCCCAATAAGGACAAGATTCATATTCAAAATCCCTGGAGGTGCCAATCGTAAGCAGTTTCGTTTACAGTCaaaaacaagagagagagagagagattcgACATGACAGGAGGTGCCAGTACCCAACAAAGTTCAGCTCCGGACACCTTACAGGGCAGCAAAAAGTAAAAGACAAAACTACCAGCAAGCAAGTTTAATTTATCATCAAACAAAATAATTcaagataaattgaaagaaataaagaaggaaaaaacAGAAAAGGGAAGATCATACTGTTTCTGTGTGTTAGTATGACAAGAAGCATTACTCTACCTTGACAAAAGTAGCTATTACTTCTTTTTACAACTGAAAATTCCCAAAGACCAGTTGGCAAACGGTTCAAGACCCGCTCCGTCTAACCTTCTCCATTTAAATACCACTCTTTTGTTGGCAGTAGAGTTCGAACACAGGAAATGAGCTTAACCCACACATCATGGTTTGCGCTAACTCCGGGGATAATTATATATTACTAATACATTAACAAATATTTCTAATTCCTAGATTTGTTGATATTATAGTTTATCCATAATCTACCACTTATGTGAGCTTCCTACTATTGAAACTTTCAATCAATAAGGGtcatttggtatgaggtataagaaggtatagaggtggtataaaaatttaataccaccttaatactatgtttggttagcaaaccatgTATAAGTTATCCCGATGTTAActttaacaccgggataacttataccttataaagggtggggtaattagcaccggtataacttataccttcttcttagaaattatgcaattgtcattcttaatacaacataccaaacagtgaataaacaacaatcccagcataacttataccggcataacttataccggcataatccgtattccaaccaaacgacccctaaaagaTAAACTTACCACTTATCAACATGTAATACAAT
Proteins encoded in this window:
- the LOC104244035 gene encoding putative F-box protein At4g38870, with product MEKKNFAGRNSSIPREIIFEIFSWLPARSVMRFKCVARFCFEAEEKKYKVLLITQHVKEGYRKQLILTLGIDKSWREIKSISPHVLSKPGICISGVIYRFAYHNGRAIAAFDVKSEKFNTIIALWNAYIWENDYKLIEVKDKLAVIGYQKYRRGYIQLWILEQRPVEEWETLEIPFPSLLNDIRSRVTSAFTSCDGEIVFILNIKPGTLWIIFQPFFLVVN